The DNA sequence TGATCGCAAGTCGCTTGTCAAGAATCTTTATTCGCTAAAAGTTTATTTAGAGCCAGCTTCGTTCTGGACAACATTTAAGGTCGTTTGTGGCAAGGACTCTATTCCGACGGGGCTGTGGGTTCGCTTGTCTACGCTTTACCCGCAACGGGAAACGCAAAAGCTCGTTTTCGCCTGGAATGAAACGGATTTTATTGAGGAACCTAGTGTGACGGAGGCTTGTGTCGTGAGAGACGATGCTTTCGGAAGTGCGCTTGCCTTGATTCGCGCTGCAGATCCGTTCACAATTTCGGATGGCTTTATGGCGGCGTGGAACTTTGACGAACGTGAATTCCCGGATTCGATAGTCAAGACTTCTGGCGATAATCCGTTCAAGGGGCGCGTCACTGACGTCACTGCAGGCAATGGGATTATTGGCGGAGCATTTGTATTTAACGGGAGAACTTCCATTATTGAAATTCTGGAATCCGCAGACTATTGGGGCTTTGCGCTAAAGGATACGTCTAGCTTTACATCGTCGTTCTGGGTGAATGCCGAAGATACTTCGACGTCTCGATTCATCTGGGGCAAGTCCGAATCGGAATACCACTTCAAGTATCAGGCTGGCGATAGCGACCGCTCGAGTTGGATGTTCAAGGAACTCGATGAATCGGATTTGGATCATTGGTATGAGGCGAGCATCGCGACTGCGCCGAAAGTGGATTACAAGCAGTGGGTGCATTTTACGGTTGTAAAGTCTGGTGATTCCACGGCGATATACAGGAACGGTGAACTTGAAGAAACTATGGTTAGCCGCAACCATACGGATGATAAGCGTACATCGGATGGCCCGTTTATCATTGGCGCCCGCAAGCAGTCCAGCGGAAAGGTAGACCGTGTTTTCAAGGGTTCGCTTGATGAACTTTACTTTATGGATGAAGCGAAAACTTCTGAATGGGCTAAACTCATTTACCTGAACCAAAAGCCGACCGGTTACTGGCCGAAATAAATTTGGTCGTTAGTCATTAGTTATTAGTCAATAGTGATGAGAATCGTCGAATGCTCGTGCTGAAATGCTCGCGTATCTCGAAACTACCCTAATTTCTCGGTGAGTCTCGTATATCGTCTTGTGCTGCGGTTGTTGCGCACGGCTTGGTAGAACGCACCCGGTGCAGACAAAATCCACACATGGCCTTTTGCACGTGTGATGGCGGTGTAGATGAGGTTCCTTTGCAGCATAATGCTGTGGCTCGAATCTAGCACGACGATGACGGCGGGGTATTCGCTACCCTGGCTCTTGTGGATGGTGCAGGCGTACGCAAGGATAAGTTCATCGGCTTCATCGGGTTCGTAATCCACGGTCTTGTCGTCGTAAAAGACCGTGATTTTTTTCGTGTCTTTCCCGATTTTGTAGATGATGCCGACGTCTCCGTTGAACACGTTCTTGTCGTAGTTGTTACGGATTTGCATCACGCGGTCGCCTGTGCTCCAGTTGCCGCTGGCAATTTTAATGCGTTCCTTGCCGGGGTTCAGGAGGTCTTGCAAGAAGTTGTTCAGCTCGTAAATGCCGAGCGGTCCTTTGCGCATCGGCGTGAGAAGTTGCATCTCTTGCGTGTCGATGTCGATTTTTTCCTTGATGCCGCGTGTGACGAGGCGGGCGATGATGTCTTTAGCTTCATCGGCCGACTCGTAGGGCAAAAAGTGGAAGTTCGTGCCTTCGATGGGCGAGGGGCTAATGCCCTGATTGATTTTCGATGCTTTGTCGGCGATGTCGTTTCCGCCGGCCTGGCGGAAAATGTGCTGAAGCCGAGTGCTTGGAATCTTGGGGCAACGCAGCAAGTCGTTCAGCACATTGCCAGCTCCCACGCTGGGGAGCTGGTCGGCATCGCCCACGAGAACGATTCTTGCATTGAGTGGCGTCGCTTCGAGGAGCGAGGCGGCAAGCCACGTATCGACCATACTGAATTCATCGACGATGAGCAAATTGCATTGAAGCTTGTTGTCACCATCGCGGTGGAACTTGCCCGAAATCGGATCCACTTCGAGCAATCGGTGAATCGTGCGGGCTTTCTCGCCACAGCATTCGCCCATGCGCTTGGCGGCGCGCCCCGTCGGGGCCGTGAGGCTTACGCATTCTTCCATTTGGCGGGCGAGGTACAAAATCCCCTTGAGGATTGTCGTCTTGCCTGTACCGGGTCCACCCGTGATGATGGAAATCTTTCGCGATAGCGCCATCTGGATGGCGCGTTTCTGGATGGGGTCAAAGCTGAACTTGTGTTCGCGTTCCCACTGCGCCAGGGCATCTTCAAAGCCTTCCGTTGAAAGCTCGTTGTATCGCAAGCGGAGCTTGATGTTGTCTGCGATGCGCTGCTCGGCATTGTAGAGCGGCGGAAAATAGCAATCGTCGCCTTCGCGCTTGATGCGTCCGCTTTCGCTTGCTTTTTCGAATTCATCGAGGAGCGTGTTGATGGCGCCTTCGTCGTCCTGCATTAAACGCAAGTTGCGAAACGTGCGTTCTAAGAGCACATTCTTCGGCAAAAACACATGGCCATCGCTGACCGAGGCTTCTTGCAACGTGTAAAGCAATGCCGCTTGGTATCGCTCGGGGCTGTCTTTCGGGAAACCGACTTTCTGCGCAATTTCATCGGCCTTCAAGAATCCGATGCCCCAGACTTCTTCGCAGAGCATGTACGGGTTCTGTGTGATGCGTTCAATCGTCGCTTGCCCGAACTTGTTCCAAAGGCGCTTTGCCACACTGCCGACAATTTCGTGCTGGTACAAGAACAGCATTGTTTCGCGGCTGTGACGTGCTTCTTGCCAACGTGCCAAAAAAGCTTCCACCTTGCGGGCGGGGAAGCCTTTGATTTTTACTTCGCGGAACTTGTCCGGATCGTTGTCGAGAATGTCGGCGGTTGCATCGCCAAACGCTTCCACGATGCGTTCGGCAATCTTTTGCCCCACGCCCGGGAATTGTCCGCTCGCCAAGTATTCAAGGATATCGTTATCGTCTGTGGCTAGGTATTCAAAAGAAGTCGCCTGGAACTGCTTACCGTATTTCGGATGCGAATCCCAGTCGCCTTCCACGGCAATCGTTTCACCGGGTTG is a window from the Fibrobacter sp. UWB4 genome containing:
- a CDS encoding LamG-like jellyroll fold domain-containing protein; protein product: MKRNTRFAKSAVSALFALQALLAMVFLVSCSDNKVAGGNSSEVGSPELMGTLAYADGTSNPDFLRRASYARVYCVPTDYDPAKEDSTSYYTTTADSMGYYAFENLPSGVYNLEAFYEDSDGETFAVRESGLKIAKDSAQSVDLGLNQSNDIKIYLQDTKDSVASLSIVGSTYKSTAKIITDGIVRYAIFTGVLASYYDSVQVSTSEGTNSIKAVLVENTDAEQAFYYDSSARTLEIPLNTSATGIDLRDTIEGFPLYVRLNDLNADDRKSLVKNLYSLKVYLEPASFWTTFKVVCGKDSIPTGLWVRLSTLYPQRETQKLVFAWNETDFIEEPSVTEACVVRDDAFGSALALIRAADPFTISDGFMAAWNFDEREFPDSIVKTSGDNPFKGRVTDVTAGNGIIGGAFVFNGRTSIIEILESADYWGFALKDTSSFTSSFWVNAEDTSTSRFIWGKSESEYHFKYQAGDSDRSSWMFKELDESDLDHWYEASIATAPKVDYKQWVHFTVVKSGDSTAIYRNGELEETMVSRNHTDDKRTSDGPFIIGARKQSSGKVDRVFKGSLDELYFMDEAKTSEWAKLIYLNQKPTGYWPK
- a CDS encoding ATP-dependent RecD-like DNA helicase; the encoded protein is MTIVVVVKGSIKSITFHSQQNGFTVMRLNDIESKKVVVVTGTFPALQPGETIAVEGDWDSHPKYGKQFQATSFEYLATDDNDILEYLASGQFPGVGQKIAERIVEAFGDATADILDNDPDKFREVKIKGFPARKVEAFLARWQEARHSRETMLFLYQHEIVGSVAKRLWNKFGQATIERITQNPYMLCEEVWGIGFLKADEIAQKVGFPKDSPERYQAALLYTLQEASVSDGHVFLPKNVLLERTFRNLRLMQDDEGAINTLLDEFEKASESGRIKREGDDCYFPPLYNAEQRIADNIKLRLRYNELSTEGFEDALAQWEREHKFSFDPIQKRAIQMALSRKISIITGGPGTGKTTILKGILYLARQMEECVSLTAPTGRAAKRMGECCGEKARTIHRLLEVDPISGKFHRDGDNKLQCNLLIVDEFSMVDTWLAASLLEATPLNARIVLVGDADQLPSVGAGNVLNDLLRCPKIPSTRLQHIFRQAGGNDIADKASKINQGISPSPIEGTNFHFLPYESADEAKDIIARLVTRGIKEKIDIDTQEMQLLTPMRKGPLGIYELNNFLQDLLNPGKERIKIASGNWSTGDRVMQIRNNYDKNVFNGDVGIIYKIGKDTKKITVFYDDKTVDYEPDEADELILAYACTIHKSQGSEYPAVIVVLDSSHSIMLQRNLIYTAITRAKGHVWILSAPGAFYQAVRNNRSTRRYTRLTEKLG